acattgaccgaaaatctcttagaaaatctccaactagtaaatgcacattactaattttcattttccaaaaataaaattaaaaaccttaactaaaatattctcaatttaattttcgatctgggattttcctttagctattaaggaatatctttgaaaaataaaagataaacgttactgcacatgttcaaagtatgtcgatatctttactttgtgagtcctctttcatacttacaatcttgaaacgattttccacacttgcaaacaagtttataattggttcatctgactttcaagaactatgtgattgattaagaacactcaatcaccaaacatgggtttcacggttctaccaaaacaagtttcagttctacctccatgtgggtattggaattagtcacactagctttccaaaattcggttgactaggtattaggatcggttcccacatatatatggtatctaacttttatTTGTTGCACaagtccatatgatcggttctcaatatctaaaaacgtgttgcacatgttcataggataggttcccaatatctagaaacttgttgcacctcatacaaggatcgattcccctcttgtgatcggttgcacctcttaataggattggttcccctttgcctagagttggtcataccaattacaaaaaatcgatcataccatctcaggtgattacttaagatcggtttcactaataaaagtcataccaatacaaaagtcaggccttgtgaatagttttaccaagaacataatcaagtcatgagcggttatactaatcacacatattggtagttcaaaagatatgcagtgaataacaataccaataagcctagcgatttccctttcgattcacgaaacaatttCGTGAATTTACTtcatttaaacgaatgtaaaacattgtttcctaggatgaaatcttcacgtcatacccatacataatcacaatagcatttaaacgattttgtcgatgtcttatatacgaagttcaaaagataagcattatacttcgtattgtattccttaaacgattgtattccttaatactacatctaactagagtataaaggaacaacaaatttgtttggtaacaactcttttcaaccaagtaatgtgagttcgacaaaaggctcttccgtttatcccaataaactcctttgtcaggtccttagatctatctaataacaactaccaaggtaattgtcaagatttttcaatcaatactttgaatcacaaagaattgtattgatgctgatctactcaactaatcaatccaatctaccacaaggataaaccgattgtagttggatcctctttaaccgaaacaagtattgtgcacaccaaagattatgaacccaaatcagaaatattcttcgtcttcaaatcttcttagatctccaataaatacctgcacacaatcaacttgaatctcttgtgatcaatcacgtacaaaaaggagtctgttaataatggattatcacaagacgtctttagatctacaaacagtctaaagatccccgtcgaaacttcgatctagtttgagtagatcttatatcagaagagaagattctcaagcataaacaaactaggtgcaatcaaagttcaacagccgttagtcaatcaaatcaatcgaaaactaataataaaccgtaattatctagtttcccaccaacggtactaatagagcttctcaatcccaaagaagtctttaaactgcgcagtcgtaagagattttgcctaattaggttactttcctctccgaatacgcggctccaccagtaacaacacaactgggtagttttgctggctctaaggattagtttgctcgaaatgcaaaactttgatatttatagaccagggaagtttggacaccaaggaatttccaaaactgaaaatattctcaagatatgcaatatatttccaaattcggtctCCATAAatcttggaaatgctttgtccaaacattgaccgaaaatctcttagaaaatctccaactagtaaatgcacattactaattttcattttccaaaaataaaattaaaaaccttaactaaaatattctcaatttaattttcgatctgggattttcctttagctattaaggaatatctttgaaaaataaaagataaacgttactgcacatgttcaaagtatgtcgatatctttactttgtgagtcctctttcatacttacaatcttgaaacgattttccacacttgcaaacaagtttataattggttcatctgactttcaagaactatgtgattgattaagaacactcaatcaccaaacatgggtttcacggttctaccaaaacaagtttcagttctacctccatgtgggtattggaattagtcacactagctttccaaaattcggttgactaggtattaggatcggttcccacatatatatggtatctaacttttatTTGTTGCACaagtccatatgatcggttctcaatatctaaaaacgtgttgcacatgttcataggataggttcccaatatctagaaacttgttgcacctcatacaaggatcgattcccctcttgtgatcggttgcacctcttaataggattggttcccctttgcctagagttggtcataccaattacaaaaaatcgatcataccatctcaggtgattacttaagatcggtttcactaataaaagtcataccaatacaaaagtcaggccttgtgaatagttttaccaagaacataatcaagtcatgagcggttatactaatcacacatattggtagttcaaaagatatgcagtgaataacaataccaataagcctagcgatttccctttcgattcacgaaacaatttCGTGAATTTACTtcatttaaacgaatgtaaaacattgtttcctaggatgaaatcttcacgtcatacccatacataatcacaatagcatttaaacgattttgtcgatgtcttatatacgaagttcaaaagataagcattatacttcgtattgtattccttaatactacatctaactagagtataatcattcatgcttcgcagttatgttttcaacatgcacgacttgaaagatacgttaaggaatgaaacagttcaagtcaaatatcactaaactcaagtggaaggatgatgttgtcgtttgagatccttacttcttcacttcttcaagtcttcacgtaatacttgtaatgactcatatcctaatactttcaagctaacctatacgaagttgactctagtacataatcaagcgactctttaaatgagttttggttcactaaaatatgacaaccaaacttgacataccaatgcttggtgggttcaaccgatctatgctctaacaataataggcttaacttttgtttgtcaaaagttcattcaatctttatcgatatttgcataatgacatatgaaagacttaacttttgaccacgtatgggaaaatcatagttcacggacgcaaacacacatatcttataacaagttgcaatatataaaaccataaagattaatactgcaagatcatcttccaaataaactttagaatttaaataaataaatctaaaaacattgcaagatgaaaatcgttggaaatagctatgtgtactcacaataatggctattccaaaccctagttatccttattaaatcacaagaataaattatcataagaagtttcctagacactaagacctttgaaaattctttatcgtccccgaactccttgtcatcaacaatcattggaacataaggttcatgaagataggagtcaatttcaacgaaccttcttgactgatgttgaaccagggtcttctgaatttcaagagtcttaaacacaaaagactttatttgctgcatctcttttcttatttccttcaactcttcaagaacaccagaaaacttctgaagatttgaaggaacaactcttggttttctcacattcgtcaTTTTTGAGGATAAAGGGAGATACCAatatatctttttccttcatgattgatggcttaacaatcatattgacatcttttccatcagaagtcaTGATGCTCGGAGTCTCCATAAAAATGGGTTTATGAGAGAAAATCACTGAACAAGCTCTACAAGCAAACTTGTGATGAAAATAGTTTTTAGAGAAGgagaaaggaatgtagggttacataaCCTTTATACAAACTAAGGATTCACGTATGCTCAATTCTCAGCACTAAAGAGGGTAGAATTGTCGAGTTTAACCCTTCTTTTTAACCAAAAAGGAAAGACCATTTCAATACCAATTTGTGATATGAAAGGATCAACCAATTTTTTATTGAAAAGAAAACAACCAAAAGAAAACaacctatttttttttcttgtgagaCCTGAATGTGATttactcttgtctctttgaaatcaggcacttgagacaagatgcacagccAACACAATtatgttgtgttgaggtgaacaattatTTGTCCACCGTGAACCTTTTGGAAAGAGTTCCTAACTACTTCTTCCACAGAATGCTTAGACCTTGTTATTTTCCGGAGAGGTCTAACtggttctttagaaattaaccttTTCGGAGAGGGATttagtttacatacctcagacgatttctgaacaagtttaagcttgtttgctaatcgattcactctccattgaagtttgttgacatatcttactttatgcttGTACTTGAAGCAATTAGAGAGTTTGTGACCCTTAAGAATACAATAATAACATGTCAAGGTGGAGGgtggttcagacaccatagcggAGTAGGCTGCTAGACAAATTGTGGTACCTGAAATATTAGAAATAGAGTCTCCAGTAGAtagagaaaaatccattttatcctccaaaactgttgaagaagtttctacaggaaaaatatcaagattgatgtgagtattgctacaattatcaaaattaatattttcagcaaggagcgcaacacttgatttttcatttgaatcatagtgatcagacatttcatcaagagttgcatcaagacctttgtttccagtgtattttctacgatttggacactcatttgcaaaatgaccaaacttttacacttgaagcactgtggcatatcctcgttatcagtatcgtcagtatccctgtttttaggaggaacacgattatgaggtttaactgatgacttacgtttatctctagtgaaccgtttacttctcttcaaaagaatatctctaaactgtcttgtgatcaacgagactgacttgtcaagatcttcatctgatgaatcattctcagaaggatcatcttcagagatgccaacacttttacttttatcaagtagtttagtattcttttgtgctttgaaagcaatatcctttccagatttggatacatgatcaaagatctttaacttcccaacgagagtatttctggaaagcacgtcaaggttatttccttcaacgatggcatgtttgttagaatcgtatctagatgacaatgatctgagaattttcattacaatgtccttttcaggaatagtcttacccaacacaaaagatgcattaacaatttcagacacttaaagattaaactcatcaaaggaatcttcatatgccatacgaaggtttttccaatcagaatttaggttttgcagcctaacttctttttcacagttattcccttcaaatacggtttctaagatatctcaagcatctttagaccgagtgcacgtagtcacatggtactgaagatctggggtaacagcatggatgattgcattcaatccgtcagaattctgctttgcagcaagaatctcggcagcatcataaTCACCGATATCCGTTGGAATAATTGCAGTGCCTATTGAAACAACCAGAGGACTATAGCaatgtaaacccatgattgaaaataacgcgcttgaagaaaggaatgcatagcaattttccaccataagtaattcgagtcatcgaagactggtggtacgtttatagagataacacttatgtccatagagtcagcacagacacagacttataaggtcttaaacgtgtttgcctgctctgataccaattgaaaaagcggaggtctaacaaccacacccaatatttctcttatcaatctgtatcgactaactccaatatactttcaagagaatcaactagacagttaaactcaatcttaagaaaagtatatcaaagagttatatctcaatttctcaattaaatTCGCAAGCAAACAAattggaatttgcgagcctgatttaatataagaaataacttggacggtatcaaaaaccaatatccaagtgccaataaatttatatcaacaaccaaaggttggattatctaattgatgaacttacgcataacctgtgatatttcaattatataaacaaatataatgcggaaaagaaataacacagacaccagaaattttgttaatgaggaaaccgcaaatgcataaaaaccccgggacctagtccagatttgaagacgacattgtattaagccgctacagacactagcgtactaccagttaacttcgaactggaatgtagttgagccctaaccaatctcacactgatcaaggtacagttgcgttccttacgcctcttgaaccacgccggattctgcgcacttgattcccttagctgatctcacccacaactaagagttgctacgacccaaagtcgaacacttgataaacaaatatgtatcacacagaaaagtgtattgaatagataaatctgtctcccacagatatacctacgagttttgttcagtattttgataaatcaaggtgaacatgaacaatttgataaaccagacttatattcccaaataaTAGCctcgtattatcaatcacctcacaataatcttaatcgattaacgaaacaagatatcgtggaatcacaaacgatgagacgaagatgtttgtgactacttttcaatcttgcctatcggagaataaatctcgagcaaatgttaaagaatatagtactcaatcacaatagaaaaaaacaagatcagaacacgcaactacagagaaactagttggggtctggcttcacaatcccaatgaagtgttcaagtcgttaacctacagggttttggaaaaacctaaggttaaaggagaatcgactttagtcgcaactagtattacacaggaggtatggggattaggtttcccagttgctagagttgtcctttatatagtctccaaatcatggttttcaatcaatgttaccttggtaacaaagcattcaatattcaccgttagatgaaaacctgattagattcaagctaatatctttctaccgttagatcgaacttagcttgttatacacaaatgaaatgtaccatcatttagataaaggtgaccatacctaaacgtgtacacttagttggttcaacaatagttaaccaatggttatccatatgagcactttcatatcaaccttattcatcttcatcacaactagttcaaatgactcaaatgaaactagttagagagtttttcaattgtttatattctcataaacgtattcaagacacaattgaagcaaaattgattttgattcactcgaatcatttcatgaacattatagccacagtttgcaaaagattgcattcctaattatataaatgtattagttcttgaacaaatcgattttagaacataacctaattaagtatgcaaacggtacctaagtagccgaattgagtttggttacgcaagtacgcgtacgggtacgcataccatactATACTtccgaactccagcagaaattaacggaacttgaacttccgccagtatgcgtatgggtacgcatacttagttcccggacttccaacaaccaaccattacgcgtacgggtacgcataccatggttcccggttttgtattttacacaaatgtgaatacacactatgtttatatcgaatcatggttacatgttctaaaccctcatttcaatcattgaaacattcttggaagacgacaatagctgtctcacacaaactattagcttcaaagcaattttcaagtgattgaatgatcaatatgaaacatttcgagtctacatcaaatgactatctacacaaatcatgtaagatgttacaaggcgattttcacatgatcatcttttgactttcgtcaagaataaaagatgaacttggttaaagcgaaagcttaccaacacatatttcgagaaatatataagcgagataaactcggctcgaaatatcaaatgtgtataattgaagtctatatagcaatacgacttttgtctcaaataagagataaagtagatagacttttgagtgataggtgtGTTCAAGtgtccatataccttttgttgatgaagtttcacaagttcCCTCGAGTAGTTCagcgtcttcattcgatgaacgctgtgaagtctaaagctcaactacacttactatcctaatccgagacttagctataagtagactggaaatcaagacttatagttttggcaactaaacttgacaaacaaacttgagataacaatgcatgtgagttcgatagagcagtgctctaacaagttagTTTGGTGCCACAAAAATCCAGACGTGCTTGTAGATGCATCATGTCTTTTTGAAAATCATTCACTTTGACATAATCCAGTAAGCAAATTtcattccattggacttgtaGTTGTGGAAGTAAAGAGTCGTGAATATTCCCGAAATGACTTTCGAGAGCATCCCATAACTCCTTTGGTGTTTTCATATGGTGGTAGCCTAATCGTAAGTTAGGGTCAATATGCTTATTGACGAACATGAGGGCATTGTCCTTTTCTTTTTCAGTCGCTGGAACAACATTTGCAGCGGTTGAAGGCTTGATGGTAGCGGTGTAGTATTTCGCCACAAAAGTAGTCTCCACATCAGCTATCCAACGATGGTACTCAAGTCCAGCTGAGTCCAAAAGTTCAAATTCAGGTCGAATTGGATCCATCTACAAAAGATAAGAGTAATGTACATTAGTATGACTAATTCCAGTACTAGATTTCCAAGACCAAATTTCTTAATGGtcaaaattgatttttaaaaaccaaatttcttgatGATTCTTAAAAAAATTTGGTCCGTCAAAGTTAATAATCAATGAACATAACCCCAACAACGTCAAATACAGAGATAAAATGGCACTTAAAGGGTTTCACTTCTCAAGGCATGGCAGACAACTCCTAGTGGATTACATCACACTTATAAacataaaataataaacaaaaattaGTTTAGGTATACCTTTTGAGGATGGGATTGAAAACAGAAATAAAGAGAAGTACGAAATCCACACCGACGACCGTGCTTTTCCGAAACTGATTTGATGATAaccgtttttttttatttacagcAGGGTTAGAGCTCGTGCTCGACAACATCTTGGACTGATAATTTGGGAAAAGTAAAAGGGAGAACTTCTTATTGATAAAAGTGGCAAAGATATTACATAGGCATATAATGTTCTTTATATACATAGTAAGGAAAAACCCTAATCATCTAACGAGCACATCCATGAGCCCTAGGCTctataaggcctattcctatgggtATGGAAAAAAAATGGTGTTTGGCATGCCAGGTGGCATGCTAAACCATttgcgccactatgggaaaaccgACTAGCGCTGGAATTTCTACCGAACGATATTGATTAAAGTATTTATCGCTGGTGATATAATCAATACCGTTCGATATTATCAAATTCGCTGTCGATATAAACAATATCGCCAGCGCTTAGTATTCTATCGCCTATAACTTCCGCAGCAACACCATCTCAATCTTCACAATCCCTTCTCCTCTTCTCCTCTTCTATTCCCTTCTCAACTCTTCTTCCCTTTTCAAAAATGgagagaataaaaataaacaGAAAAACCAAAGGAAGTACTAGTGCCCCAAGCAGTGGAATAAATTTTGTTGTGGATACAGATTATGAGTTTAATAATGTTAGACAAGTAGCCGGTGCAGGTATTTTCCCCAGTCACCTATCTGATCATCCGGAGCGAGTTAATTCGGTAACGTTAAGAGGTGGATGGACCGAGTTAAAAGTGatttatgaattacttcccccagtTGTTCAAGAGAGAGTTAGAAGATATCCTTGGCGACATATATATCTTATTAACCCAAGAAACCACCGGACTCAAGGAGTTCAAGTTATATTTGAAAGATGGTGGAAAACTACAAACACGTTCCTTTTCAAGGACTTTGAATGCGGTAAGTTAGTTTTTTCCagtaatttcttttttagattatgtatttagttttataaaaatcaacaaaccctaattatgaataatTATTGTTAATAGGAGTTTCCCCGCTAGATTTGTACATATTAACTGGAATTCAATGTAAGGGAACCTTACTTCCATATAACACACTAAACTGGTTGGCAGAAGACAAATGAAAACAAAGACTTTCCTTATACTCTAGTGAATTAGAAGGAAATCCAGCACATAGACAAATAAAAGCAGGAGGGTTAAAAGTGGTTAGGTTGAAAAGTTTTTTACAACGTTATGCTAGGAATATGGAAGAGAACGAGAGTGTTGGTAATCAATATTTGTTCCCTGCCCATTATGAGGAGCTCAAAAGGGTGTTTATCTTATGGACACTAGGCCAATGTCTATTTCCAAATGCTAGCTTAGTGGTCTTAATTGGTTTTCTCGAAGCATTAGAAGACTTAGAGCAAGCACCAACATATGATTGGGGGTCTCCTATGTTATCAGAGATTTACATGCAACTTGGTGTAAACTCGACGTGTTTCAAAGATAGTTTCAATGCTTTTTGGGGCGTTCTGGAGgcaagaaccaatatttttctaaatatttgtttgttattttcacattgaaAATAATAACCAATAATGTTATtatttgcagtattggtggtatacatgGTTCCGTGTAGCGGAACCTTCTCTTAGGAATCATACCAATGTTTTTCCGATCATAAGGAAGTACGATTCTAGAATTGGGAACCTCAACAgattgaagatggtcaacataCCACTTTTATTCATAAGATTCAGCAGTTAAGTAGAACAAGCAATAACTTTGTCTCCCAGCCATATGAAGGAATACCTGAGTTCGAAGAAGAACAAGCTCAGGGAATGTTACAGCTAAGCCTTACAAGGATCGTGTTATACAACCCTATTTCTCAAAAGGGTGTTTGGTATTATGGTGAAAGACAACTTCTTCAGTTGCAAAGAAGATCAGTTATATCCGTCAACCCCTACCCTAATTCTGAGATTTCTGCAGATGACTACTTCAAATTGTTAAGGGAAGGTCATCATTGGAAAGAAGTTGATCAATTGATTCAGGAGCCAATGTATATGAATGATTACATATTTTGGTTTGACATTATTACAAGTCCAATATTGCTATGCAACCACAAAGTTTGGGTCGATTTGATTTCCCAGCTTTAGGTAGGATGCCAC
This DNA window, taken from Papaver somniferum cultivar HN1 chromosome 3, ASM357369v1, whole genome shotgun sequence, encodes the following:
- the LOC113359391 gene encoding uncharacterized protein LOC113359391 is translated as MDPIRPEFELLDSAGLEYHRWIADVETTFVAKYYTATIKPSTAANVVPATEKEKDNALMFVNKHIDPNLRLGYHHMKTPKELWDALESHFGNIHDSLLPQLQVQWNEICLLDYVKVNDFQKDMMHLQARLDFCGTKLTC